TAACCGATCATGTTGGCGGAACGAATTGCGGAGTCCCTATCCGTCACGACCGCGTATTCGTCAGCCCAGCGGTCCAACTCACGGATCACGTTGCGTTGGTGTTCACCAACGATGCGACGATTAAGACGTGGCCCCCCGATCAAGCAGGCGATCACGATCGCAACGATAGCGAATCCGGCGAAGATCAACCGTCGGTATTTCGTCAAGATCTTGCGCTGGTTAACGTTGGCCATCACTGGGCACGGTGGGTTGGTTGTCCATGTCAAATACGTCAGATGACGTGCTCCAGCGCATGCCGTGGTAACATCACGGCACCTGGAAACGGTGCCAACAGATTGTCCAGCATGTCTAACACTGCATAGGGATTGTAGATGACCGAAGTTGGGCGGAGCAACTATTGACGCGTGCAAGACGCGCGATTTGACGACGAAACAGACGAGAAGTTAGCCCCAATCAATTCGCAAACGTCAACCGCTCGAACTTCCAGACCGAAGGGGATGCCGACGGATTTGAAACGCAGAGGCGCAGAGAGCGCAGAGCAGGAACTCGACAAGGCTCTGCGTCCTCTGCGTTAATATTTTGCAAACGTTGGTCACCATCGACGCGGAAGACGCTTGGCGGCCAAAGTTCCATTCAACAGCGTCGCTAGTAATTTGCGGTTCGTAGCGTAACGGGAAGGTCTAAGGTGTCAGGACTTTCCAGAAATGGGGCCGTTAAAAGAGGCCTGACACCACAGATACATCTACCGCATGGTTGTCCGCCGCATGCTATTGCATGGAATGGAGGCCAAACATATTGCCTTCGGTATCGATAGCAAGCGCAAACGCCCCAAATTCCTCGATGCTCATCTTCGGGCTTTTGATCTTCCCGCCGGCCGCTTCGACGCGTGAAGCTTCGACAGCGCAATCGTCGCAGCCAAAGTAGACGATCGTGCCGCCGGATCCCGATTCAAACCCGTCCATCTTCATCAGCGCTCCCGACGCACCGGGGCGTTCAATGTCGAGCGGAAAGGCCATCATTTCCATTGCCGGCACAGGGGCTTCGAGCTTGTTGAGCTTTATGCCAAGCACTGTCTCGTAGAACTTCGTAGCACGGCAAATGTCTTGCACGTAGATCTCAAACCAGCCGACGGGATTCGTTTGCATTGTGAACTTTCGAAAGTACTTGAAGTCGAGGGAGCGTGCGCAAGGTCAATGGTCCCTGCACACCGTGATACCTTAGGCCTCCGGAAGAATCCTGTCGCCTTTGATTCGTCCGAACCACGCGACATAAGGGGGCGACGGTTTTGAAACGCAGAGGCGCAGAGTTGCGCACGCGACAGGGCTCTGCGCTCTCTGCGCCTCTGCGTTAAAGAAATCGGCACAACAATTGGTGAACATTAGAAGCAGTCGAAGCGAATGATGAAGGGCGAACCAGGACAAGACTGTCAGGTCACGGTGATAAACAGGGGCGTTCAAAGAGTCGTGGCACCTTTGATTCATCTAGGATTGTTGAATGGAGTCAATCCCGCGTGGCCCGTATTGGCGTGTTGAGATCATTTCCCTTTTCCCGTGGCGCAATCGTGATGACACGGCCGTAGATCGAGTTGGGGCCATCTTTTTCACCCGCATAGTGAACCATAAACCAATCGTTGCCAGAGAGGTGCGTCATCCAGGGATAGCCGAAATCTTCAACATCGGGAGAGGTAGTCAGGACACGGTTCTCCTGCCATTGAAGCGTATCTCTCTCGGCTTGCCACAGGTTGATCCGATTATCGCTAATTCTTTCGGTCTGCAGCGCGTAGAGCCGATCAGGTTGCGTCGGATCGGCAACGATGAAAGGGCTCGGATGGACCGCCTTTTCGTTCCCTTGGATGACACTCGGTCGAAATTGCCAACTCGCGCCTTGGTCATCGCTGACGAATTGATGGTAGGCATGGGCAGCGTTTTCGCGAACTAACCCAACCAGACGCCCACCCGAGAAGATGAAAGTTGGTTCAAAATATTTCCTTGTGGAGATCGTCTTCGCCGGCCCCCAGTTCTTGCCATTGTCTTTGGAATAAGCGATCCACAGACCCTCTCCGCGTGGCTTTCGGTAGTGGCCGCACGCCGCCAGACCTTCTGCCGGAACCTGAAATAGATGGCCGAAGACCGATCCCGTTTTGCTGTCTCCAATCCCGGACGTGTCGGTACTTT
Above is a genomic segment from Rosistilla ulvae containing:
- a CDS encoding VOC family protein, translating into MQTNPVGWFEIYVQDICRATKFYETVLGIKLNKLEAPVPAMEMMAFPLDIERPGASGALMKMDGFESGSGGTIVYFGCDDCAVEASRVEAAGGKIKSPKMSIEEFGAFALAIDTEGNMFGLHSMQ
- a CDS encoding sialidase family protein: MMAALSSPTSRGGNTSMVTLARRVGVQRWRYSFTSPHGLKTFDNTMRYQHAANLAIGKAEDGAIVLMAMAFTDDLRNHIYGWRSEDHGRTWKSTDTSGIGDSKTGSVFGHLFQVPAEGLAACGHYRKPRGEGLWIAYSKDNGKNWGPAKTISTRKYFEPTFIFSGGRLVGLVRENAAHAYHQFVSDDQGASWQFRPSVIQGNEKAVHPSPFIVADPTQPDRLYALQTERISDNRINLWQAERDTLQWQENRVLTTSPDVEDFGYPWMTHLSGNDWFMVHYAGEKDGPNSIYGRVITIAPREKGNDLNTPIRATRD